The sequence ATGCTCATCAACGTCATTCAGGGCTGCAAGCCGTGGCAAGAGTAGATGGCCATATTTGGTTAGATATAGAGCGCGCCATAAATTGGGTAGCGGATATGAGTTTAGCCTTGCAGCAGCTGAGACCTGAGCGGGCTGCTGAGTTTCAAGCACGAGAAGAGCAGGTGGTGGCAAGCTTAATCGCTGCCCGCCAGGCCTGGTCAGATCAGTTGCAGCCATATCAAGATAAACCCTTTGTAGTGATGCATGATGCCTATCAGTATTTTGAACATAGGTTTGGTTTAAATGCGGCGGGTGCGGTTTACATAAATCCTGAGGTTGCGCCAAGTGTGCGTCGCATTCAAGAAATTCGTGATACCTTGGTTGCGCAGGGTGTGGTATGTGTGTACCAAGAGCCGCAATTCCCAACTGATAGGTTGCGTTCTGTACTACGTGGTATGGATGTGGGCTTGGGTCAGTTAGATCCATTGGGTGCCGATGATGTGCTCGTCCCTTATGAACAGTTTTATGATCGTCTAGTGCAATCCTTTATTGCCTGTATGCAAGATGCTTCAGCAAATTAAGCTATTTTTAATCGGATTGCCGGGTAGTGGTAAGTCCACTGTTGCTGCTAAAATTGCTGAAGTAGTAGCGCAAGCAGGGCTGGCAGAGTCAGTTGCATTGAGTTTGCGCGAAGCAGTTGGATTTGATTTTGCCCGTTATGAAGATGAGCAGGCCTGCTTGGTATGGGATGCGCGTGAAGTCTTAAGCTTTTATGATGAGACCTGGCTAGAGGCGTTTTTTGATCAAGCAGATCGTTTGGTCATCTCGCACTGGACGCAACTCGATTTAATAGCGCAAAGCCGATTGAATCAGCAACTCAAACGTTGGTTTAATGGACAGTTATTTTATGCTGATACCTTAAGCAATAATAAAGCAACAGCCTTGCTGACGCTTAAGTCCGCTGGCTATCGATTGTTTAGTCATGCTGATGCGCAACTGATTCCTTTGCGTTTAACGATGGGGCGAGTGGTGCTCGATCATTTGTTGTTTATACTTGAAATGGTCCAGCAAAACTACCAGCGCCCCATTTGGCGCGCAAATGGCTTGTTGTTGACCCAGGAATATGCCAATCCAGTCGTCGTCGATATGACGCATAGCCAGTTGCGTACAGGTGGAGGCAGTCTTGAGCAGCTTGATGAGTTGGGTGCAGGATTAGGGCAGTTGGAATTTTGGCTCGATCAGTCGTTTGATCAGGCGCAGCTGCAAGAATGGCTAGTTGCTTCACTTGCACCCGGTGAACGAATCGGCATATAATACCCTACCAAATTACTCAGAAATTCGGACCGAGGACACAAGGCCATGCAAACAACCCAGTATGAAGAAATTAATGACATCCTGGCAAAAAACCAACACTACAAAGAAGGTTTTTATACCCTAACGGCGGTTAAAACCTTTGCCAAGGGCTTAAACGAAGAGGTTGTGCGGGCGATTTCAGCGAAAAAGAATGAGCCTCAGTGGATGTTGGATTTTCGTTTAAAAGCATTTAAGCATTGGCAAACAATGCCTGAACCACACTGGGCCAAAGCCAAATACGAACCGATTGATTATCAAGATTATAGTTATTATTCGGCACCTGAATGCAGTAGTTGTAACCAGGCCTGCGATAAAGCTCTGGATGGCAAAGATCATTCTCAGCCAGCGATTGATCCAGAAGTGGCCAAAGCTTTTGCGGCACTCGGTGTGCCTATCGATGACAGTGACGCCAATATTGCGGTAGATGCGATTTTTGATTCGGTGTCAGTGTCCACGACAAAGCGTGATCAGTTAGAAAAGTTAGGTATTATTTTCTGTTCTTTTTCAGAAGCAGTTCATGAGCATCCTGAGCTTGTGCAGCGCTATCTAGGTAGCGTGGTGCCCTATCATGATAATTTCTTTGCCGCACTCAACTCGGCGGTGGCATCTGATGGAACCTTTGTTTATATTCCTGAGGGTGTGCGCTGTCCGATTGATTTATCAACCTATTTCCGAATTAATGAAGCTAAAACAGGTCAGTTTGAGCGAACGATTTTGATTGCTGAAAAGGGCAGTTACATTAGTTACATTGAAGGCTGTTCGGCACCGATTCGTGACACCTACCAATTGCATGCTGCCGTGGTAGAGGTCATTGTCCATGAAGATGCCGAGGTTAAATACTCTACGGTACAGAATTGGTATCCAGGTGATGATGACTGCCAAGGCGGTATTTTGAATTTCGTGACCAAGCGTGGTGTGTGTGAAGGGCGTAATGCTAAGCTATCTTGGACGCAAGCGGAAACGGGTTCT comes from Thiomicrospira aerophila AL3 and encodes:
- a CDS encoding P-loop NTPase family protein, with amino-acid sequence MLQQIKLFLIGLPGSGKSTVAAKIAEVVAQAGLAESVALSLREAVGFDFARYEDEQACLVWDAREVLSFYDETWLEAFFDQADRLVISHWTQLDLIAQSRLNQQLKRWFNGQLFYADTLSNNKATALLTLKSAGYRLFSHADAQLIPLRLTMGRVVLDHLLFILEMVQQNYQRPIWRANGLLLTQEYANPVVVDMTHSQLRTGGGSLEQLDELGAGLGQLEFWLDQSFDQAQLQEWLVASLAPGERIGI
- the sufB gene encoding Fe-S cluster assembly protein SufB, coding for MQTTQYEEINDILAKNQHYKEGFYTLTAVKTFAKGLNEEVVRAISAKKNEPQWMLDFRLKAFKHWQTMPEPHWAKAKYEPIDYQDYSYYSAPECSSCNQACDKALDGKDHSQPAIDPEVAKAFAALGVPIDDSDANIAVDAIFDSVSVSTTKRDQLEKLGIIFCSFSEAVHEHPELVQRYLGSVVPYHDNFFAALNSAVASDGTFVYIPEGVRCPIDLSTYFRINEAKTGQFERTILIAEKGSYISYIEGCSAPIRDTYQLHAAVVEVIVHEDAEVKYSTVQNWYPGDDDCQGGILNFVTKRGVCEGRNAKLSWTQAETGSAITWKYPSCILKGDNSIGEFYSVALTNRRQQADTGTKMIHIGKNTRSTIISKGLSAGRSDNTYRGLVKILPSAEGARNFTQCDSMLIGNQCGAHTFPYIEVQNPTAQVEHEATTSRIGEDQLFYCQQRGISEQDAISMIVNGFCKEVFKELPLEFAQEAEELLAISLEGSVG
- a CDS encoding zinc ABC transporter substrate-binding protein, encoding MLSCWMGLAGVSVQAHAEDSLNPAVNPINVVASIPPLAGLVYPLLGEQDSISVILDVGSSPHGFQLRPSHMRALQQADLMLMVGTPVDAWMQRAAERSDIATRQLFDAEQSDWLPRRDSGAWDRKHHPSHGHAHQRHSGLQAVARVDGHIWLDIERAINWVADMSLALQQLRPERAAEFQAREEQVVASLIAARQAWSDQLQPYQDKPFVVMHDAYQYFEHRFGLNAAGAVYINPEVAPSVRRIQEIRDTLVAQGVVCVYQEPQFPTDRLRSVLRGMDVGLGQLDPLGADDVLVPYEQFYDRLVQSFIACMQDASAN